The following are encoded together in the Actinoplanes sp. N902-109 genome:
- a CDS encoding MFS transporter: MTAPTRTLTTGRHWLVFGLCAAGFFFDSMDLQLMSLVAPVLLRQWELTPAGLGRVVAAAVLGMFAGACLFGALADRIGRRPGYQITIAVFAGFSALCALAQNPAQLMVFRFGAGLGIGGFIPIATTLLSEFAPPRMRGRLLALWGIAFPAGGLCATGVVSVLLPATGWRGVFLAGAAPALLLLAVRRIVPEAPDFRPAEGSAMTAVTGLLDRAHRRTTTAVWGIWFCWSFAYYGLILWLPSLLALMRVPLGTVLGYTIGFQLAAIAGRVATLLVVDRLGQRPLIVLCALAAAAAVLLLGTQHTLAGLIVAGYAVSFVQDGGFSGIVPFTPALYPPALRATGVGWANGLGRVASMVAPVLVGVIVTAGGTAPVFAMFAAAYGAAAGTAALAPGPTE; the protein is encoded by the coding sequence ATGACTGCGCCCACCCGGACGCTCACGACCGGCCGGCACTGGCTGGTGTTCGGGCTCTGCGCCGCCGGCTTCTTCTTCGACTCGATGGATCTGCAGCTCATGTCGTTGGTCGCCCCGGTGCTGCTGCGGCAGTGGGAGCTCACGCCGGCCGGGCTGGGCCGGGTGGTGGCCGCCGCGGTACTCGGCATGTTCGCCGGTGCGTGTCTCTTCGGCGCGCTGGCCGACCGCATCGGTCGCCGACCCGGATACCAGATCACGATCGCGGTCTTCGCGGGCTTCAGCGCACTGTGCGCGCTGGCGCAGAACCCGGCTCAGCTGATGGTGTTCAGGTTCGGCGCGGGCCTGGGCATCGGCGGTTTCATCCCGATCGCCACGACGCTGCTGTCCGAGTTCGCGCCGCCCCGGATGCGGGGCCGGCTGCTGGCGTTGTGGGGCATCGCCTTCCCGGCCGGTGGGTTGTGTGCCACCGGTGTGGTCTCGGTGCTGCTGCCGGCCACCGGTTGGCGCGGCGTGTTCCTGGCCGGTGCGGCACCGGCGCTGCTCCTGCTCGCGGTGCGGCGGATCGTCCCGGAGGCACCGGACTTCCGGCCGGCCGAGGGGTCCGCGATGACGGCCGTCACGGGCCTGCTCGACCGAGCTCATCGGCGCACCACCACCGCGGTGTGGGGCATCTGGTTCTGCTGGAGCTTCGCGTACTACGGGCTGATCCTGTGGTTGCCGTCGTTGCTGGCGCTCATGCGGGTGCCGCTGGGAACCGTCCTGGGATACACGATCGGGTTCCAGCTCGCCGCAATCGCCGGGCGCGTCGCCACCCTGCTGGTCGTCGACCGGCTCGGCCAGCGCCCGCTGATCGTGCTCTGCGCGCTCGCCGCGGCGGCTGCGGTACTGCTGCTGGGCACTCAGCACACGCTCGCCGGGCTGATCGTCGCCGGTTATGCGGTTTCCTTCGTGCAGGACGGCGGTTTCAGCGGCATCGTGCCGTTCACGCCGGCGCTGTACCCCCCGGCGTTGCGAGCCACCGGCGTCGGCTGGGCCAACGGGCTCGGCCGGGTGGCCAGCATGGTCGCCCCGGTGCTCGTCGGGGTGATCGTCACGGCGGGCGGGACCGCACCGGTGTTCGCCATGTTCGCCGCCGCTTACGGGGCGGCCGCCGGCACCGCAGCCCTGGCACCGGGCCCTACCGAATGA
- a CDS encoding UbiA family prenyltransferase gives MIFLGRFTAGALLARLPGGAHAAGVAAGAVAWFAAVFVVYLFNGLQDLPEDIANGSTRPLAHGDLPVQSAWLVAGGAGALALGLSALHPRLLCWTVPMLALGWAYSAGPFWAKRRSWSAALTTFGLGACTYGAGAAATGAEPSRRLFLFAVALSLWIALVGSVTKDLTDTRGDAVAGRRTLAVTKGRRAALAVAAGGAVGTACFLVATAVMADRSLLAPAVPLVVGAGTLVTLLIRPAAQPRTPYRTFMLSQYAAHAAVLVTVVLIR, from the coding sequence ATGATCTTTCTGGGCCGGTTCACGGCCGGCGCGCTGCTGGCGCGGCTGCCCGGCGGGGCGCATGCCGCCGGCGTCGCGGCCGGCGCGGTGGCCTGGTTCGCCGCCGTCTTCGTCGTGTACCTGTTCAACGGGCTGCAGGACCTCCCCGAGGACATCGCGAACGGTTCCACGCGGCCGCTGGCGCACGGCGATCTGCCGGTTCAGTCGGCGTGGCTGGTGGCTGGTGGGGCCGGTGCCCTCGCCCTCGGCCTGAGCGCACTGCACCCGCGCCTGCTGTGCTGGACGGTGCCGATGCTTGCCCTCGGCTGGGCGTACTCCGCGGGGCCGTTCTGGGCGAAGCGCCGGTCCTGGTCGGCCGCCCTCACCACCTTCGGGCTGGGTGCGTGCACGTACGGCGCGGGAGCGGCCGCCACCGGTGCGGAACCGAGCCGCCGGCTGTTCCTGTTCGCCGTGGCGCTGTCGCTGTGGATCGCCCTGGTCGGCTCGGTCACCAAGGACCTGACCGACACCCGCGGTGACGCCGTAGCGGGCCGCCGGACGCTTGCGGTGACGAAGGGACGGCGAGCCGCCCTCGCGGTCGCAGCCGGTGGCGCGGTCGGCACGGCATGCTTCCTGGTGGCCACCGCGGTCATGGCGGACCGCTCGTTGCTGGCCCCGGCGGTGCCACTCGTCGTCGGCGCGGGAACGCTGGTCACGCTGCTGATCCGGCCCGCCGCCCAGCCCCGTACGCCGTACCGGACCTTCATGCTCAGCCAGTACGCCGCGCACGCCGCCGTGCTGGTGACCGTCGTGCTCATTCGGTAG
- a CDS encoding glutathionylspermidine synthase family protein, producing the protein MKRIPYGPVRDGWKLTNYSLGLTYNDTELPDGTMMSYWQEGPYYEFSQAEIEELETATTVLYQMCLDAGDWMVKQCPRHTVQGRRDGYFTSVCSPETCFLAKIGIPEYAHEQIIRTWFDGDADTWTHQDKDPDGRFPLQTPDFSPTVYGRFDLWYNGAGSGPKLLEFNAQTPTSLVEAAVIQWHWADQTNLTQHPWRQWNSIHDRLVGWAAEDGEPANPGAWRRNIGKLREARPWLPEKPKIFFAYETSEPTGEDRMNVAYLMATAEEAGYPVDLIAMSQIGWDVAGDKVLFVPAPGEEHKAEPIDVIFMLYPWEWFWNEEGGKAFFRNMADPNKRGTVWIEPPYKAALLGNKALLPVLWKLFGSDPERGKYLLPSYFAESSSATSLLSYAKKPVWGREGGSVTLIKNGVTLSENPSEYGADGRFVVQELRELPSFDGLEGKVHPVIGSWLIDGEPAGMGIREGLGTDGLVTKDQCNFLPHIIA; encoded by the coding sequence GTGAAACGCATTCCGTACGGCCCGGTCCGCGACGGCTGGAAGCTCACCAACTACAGCCTGGGGCTCACCTACAACGACACCGAGCTGCCCGACGGCACCATGATGTCGTACTGGCAGGAGGGCCCGTACTACGAGTTCAGCCAGGCCGAGATCGAGGAGCTGGAGACGGCCACCACGGTCCTCTACCAGATGTGTCTCGATGCCGGTGACTGGATGGTCAAGCAGTGCCCCCGGCACACCGTGCAGGGCCGCCGCGACGGCTACTTCACGTCGGTCTGCAGCCCGGAGACCTGCTTCCTGGCCAAGATCGGCATCCCCGAGTACGCGCATGAGCAGATCATCCGCACCTGGTTCGACGGCGACGCGGACACCTGGACCCACCAGGACAAGGACCCCGACGGCCGGTTCCCGCTGCAGACCCCGGACTTCTCGCCGACCGTCTACGGCCGCTTCGACCTCTGGTACAACGGCGCGGGCAGCGGGCCCAAGCTGCTGGAGTTCAACGCGCAGACGCCCACGTCACTGGTCGAGGCGGCGGTCATCCAGTGGCACTGGGCCGATCAGACCAACCTCACCCAGCACCCCTGGCGGCAGTGGAACTCCATCCATGACCGGCTGGTGGGCTGGGCGGCCGAGGACGGCGAACCGGCCAATCCGGGTGCGTGGCGGCGCAACATCGGCAAGCTCCGCGAGGCGCGTCCCTGGCTCCCGGAAAAACCCAAGATCTTCTTCGCGTACGAGACCAGCGAACCCACCGGCGAGGACCGGATGAACGTCGCGTACCTGATGGCCACGGCCGAGGAAGCCGGTTACCCGGTCGACCTCATCGCGATGAGCCAGATCGGCTGGGACGTGGCCGGCGACAAGGTGTTGTTCGTCCCCGCCCCCGGCGAGGAGCACAAGGCCGAGCCGATCGACGTCATCTTCATGCTCTACCCGTGGGAATGGTTCTGGAACGAGGAGGGCGGCAAGGCCTTCTTCCGCAACATGGCCGACCCGAACAAACGCGGCACGGTCTGGATCGAACCGCCCTACAAGGCCGCCCTGCTCGGCAACAAGGCCCTGTTGCCGGTGTTGTGGAAATTGTTCGGCAGCGACCCGGAACGCGGGAAGTACCTGCTGCCGTCGTACTTCGCCGAGTCCTCATCCGCGACCTCGCTGCTCAGCTATGCCAAGAAGCCGGTCTGGGGCCGTGAGGGCGGCTCGGTCACCCTGATCAAGAATGGCGTGACCCTTTCCGAGAACCCGTCCGAGTACGGCGCGGACGGCCGCTTCGTGGTGCAGGAACTGCGCGAGCTCCCGTCCTTCGACGGCCTCGAGGGCAAGGTCCACCCGGTGATCGGCTCCTGGCTGATCGACGGTGAGCCGGCCGGCATGGGCATCCGCGAGGGCCTCGGCACCGACGGCCTGGTCACCAAGGACCAGTGCAACTTCCTCCCGCACATCATCGCCTGA
- the fabG gene encoding 3-oxoacyl-ACP reductase FabG: protein MTRVAIVTGAARGIGEATARKLAADGLAVAVVDLDEAACASTVTAIHDAGGTALAVGADVSDAAQVTAAVERVVAELGAPTVLVNNAGVLRDNLLFKMSDDDWETVMAVHLRGAFLFSRAVQKHMVDAGWGRIVSLSSTSALGNRGQANYAAAKAGLQGFTKTLAIELGRFGITANAVAPGFIVTDMTAATAARVGVDFADFQKAAIAQIPVGRAGRPEDIADTVSFLVSEGAGFVSGQVIYVAGGPRS, encoded by the coding sequence ATGACCCGGGTAGCGATCGTCACCGGAGCAGCACGCGGCATCGGGGAGGCGACCGCCCGCAAGCTCGCCGCCGACGGGCTGGCCGTGGCCGTCGTCGACCTCGACGAAGCTGCGTGTGCGAGCACCGTCACGGCGATCCACGACGCCGGCGGCACCGCGCTCGCCGTGGGCGCCGACGTGTCCGACGCGGCCCAGGTGACCGCGGCCGTCGAGCGGGTCGTCGCCGAGCTGGGCGCGCCCACCGTGCTGGTCAACAACGCCGGGGTGCTGCGCGACAACCTGCTGTTCAAGATGAGCGACGACGACTGGGAGACCGTGATGGCGGTCCACCTGCGGGGCGCGTTCCTGTTCAGCCGGGCGGTGCAGAAGCACATGGTGGACGCCGGTTGGGGCCGCATCGTCAGCCTGTCCAGCACGTCCGCGCTGGGCAACCGGGGGCAGGCCAACTACGCGGCGGCCAAGGCCGGGCTGCAGGGCTTCACCAAGACGCTCGCGATCGAGCTGGGCCGCTTCGGCATCACCGCCAACGCGGTCGCGCCGGGCTTCATCGTGACCGACATGACCGCCGCGACGGCGGCCCGGGTCGGGGTCGACTTCGCCGACTTCCAGAAGGCGGCGATCGCACAGATCCCGGTCGGCCGGGCGGGGCGCCCCGAGGACATCGCCGACACCGTATCCTTCCTGGTCAGTGAAGGAGCCGGGTTCGTGTCCGGGCAGGTCATCTATGTGGCCGGCGGACCACGCTCCTGA
- a CDS encoding alpha-amylase family protein, protein MSDRWYEKAVIYCLDIDTYADSNGDGVGDIRGLIGRLDYLARLGITCLWLNPIHPSPDKDDGYDVADFYNVDPRFGTLGDFAELLHQAQNRGIKVIIDLVVNHTSDQHPWFQSARQSPESPYRDWYVWSETEPPDRNQGMVFPGEQKETWTYDRTAKQWFYHRFYKFQPDLNITNPQVREEIKKICAFWLQLGVAGFRMDAVPFIIEETEPGNPDAPKDFAFLTDLRQHIQWRRGDAVLLAEANVEADQLKHFFGDQGGSANRIHMLFDFMLNGRLMLALARRHPEVIIDALQDTPKLPSGAQWATFLRNHDEVDLSRLTAEQRAEVFGQFGPDESMQLYGRGIRRRLAPMLGGDRRRLELAYALQFSLRGTPVLRYGEEIGMGDDLSLEGRDAIRTPMQWSSLPNGGFSTATPDELIRPVVTGGDFGYEQVNVTLQRHDPQSLLSWFERMIRTLRETPEVGSGTCKHVDIPVPAGVLVHRADADTGCMVFIHNLGPDDGVVDLSSLEPEAEYPNDVLADQEYPDLGKMDALPIGGFGYRWIRLKRFA, encoded by the coding sequence ATGAGCGACCGGTGGTATGAGAAGGCCGTCATCTATTGCCTCGACATCGACACGTACGCCGACTCCAACGGCGACGGGGTCGGTGACATCCGCGGCCTGATCGGGCGGCTGGACTATCTGGCCAGGCTCGGCATCACCTGTCTGTGGCTCAACCCGATCCACCCGTCGCCGGACAAGGACGACGGCTACGACGTGGCCGACTTCTACAACGTCGACCCGCGCTTCGGCACCCTGGGCGACTTCGCCGAACTGCTGCACCAGGCGCAGAACCGCGGCATCAAAGTCATCATCGACCTGGTCGTGAACCACACGTCGGACCAGCACCCGTGGTTCCAGTCGGCTCGTCAGTCGCCCGAATCGCCGTACCGTGACTGGTATGTCTGGAGCGAGACCGAACCGCCGGACCGCAACCAGGGCATGGTCTTCCCGGGTGAGCAGAAGGAGACCTGGACCTACGACCGCACCGCCAAGCAGTGGTTCTACCACCGGTTCTACAAGTTCCAGCCGGACCTGAACATCACCAACCCGCAGGTCCGCGAGGAGATCAAGAAGATCTGCGCGTTCTGGCTGCAGCTGGGGGTGGCCGGGTTCCGGATGGACGCGGTGCCGTTCATCATCGAGGAGACCGAACCGGGCAACCCGGACGCGCCCAAGGACTTCGCCTTCCTCACCGACCTGCGCCAGCACATCCAGTGGCGCCGCGGCGACGCGGTGCTGCTGGCCGAGGCCAACGTGGAAGCCGACCAGCTCAAGCACTTCTTCGGCGATCAGGGCGGCTCGGCCAACCGCATCCACATGCTGTTCGACTTCATGCTCAACGGGCGGCTGATGCTGGCGCTGGCCCGGCGGCACCCCGAGGTCATCATCGACGCGCTGCAGGACACCCCGAAGCTGCCATCGGGTGCGCAGTGGGCGACGTTCCTGCGCAACCACGACGAGGTGGACCTGTCCCGGCTCACCGCCGAGCAGCGCGCCGAGGTGTTCGGCCAGTTCGGCCCGGACGAAAGCATGCAGCTGTACGGGCGGGGCATCCGGCGGCGGCTGGCCCCGATGCTGGGCGGTGACCGGCGCCGCCTCGAACTCGCCTACGCCCTGCAGTTCAGCCTGCGTGGCACCCCGGTCCTGCGCTACGGCGAGGAGATCGGCATGGGCGACGACCTCTCGCTGGAGGGCCGCGACGCCATCCGTACGCCGATGCAGTGGTCCTCGCTGCCCAACGGCGGCTTCTCGACGGCCACCCCGGACGAGCTGATCCGCCCGGTCGTGACCGGCGGCGACTTCGGCTACGAGCAGGTCAACGTCACGCTGCAGCGGCACGACCCGCAGTCGCTGCTGTCCTGGTTCGAGCGCATGATCCGGACCCTGCGCGAGACGCCCGAGGTCGGCAGCGGCACCTGCAAGCACGTCGACATCCCGGTGCCGGCCGGCGTGCTCGTGCACCGCGCCGACGCCGACACCGGCTGCATGGTGTTCATCCACAACCTGGGCCCGGACGACGGCGTGGTCGACCTCAGCAGCCTCGAACCCGAGGCCGAGTACCCGAACGACGTCCTGGCCGACCAGGAATACCCGGATCTGGGCAAGATGGACGCCCTGCCGATCGGTGGCTTCGGCTACCGGTGGATCAGGCTGAAGCGCTTCGCCTAG
- a CDS encoding HTTM domain-containing protein produces MNRIAAWLTEAVPRGRIAAFRTLVYLFVAADLVVFTPWVRNHASTPGELYQPLLVARLLHLPTPTALLVHSIFWLLLVLALAAATGRAPRLLGWAVFALYFEWMIIAMSYGKVDHDRFGLLVALAALPTAGRARHGDPARTEAGGWAVRVTQIAVVCTYFLAAWAKLRFGGIDWVTSSVLARAIVRRGTELADLIAGVPYLLILAQFGIIVFELASPVIFFVKPRWRSWTVAFFYSFHLVTFATITISFAPHLAALTSFLALEKVRPVAWTRGFLAKRRGHVEGHDRLHRATPPGGGGRP; encoded by the coding sequence GTGAACCGGATCGCCGCCTGGCTGACCGAGGCCGTCCCGCGCGGGCGGATCGCCGCGTTCCGCACGCTGGTGTACCTGTTCGTCGCGGCCGACCTGGTCGTGTTCACCCCGTGGGTGCGCAACCACGCCAGCACGCCCGGTGAGTTGTATCAGCCCCTGCTGGTGGCCCGGCTGCTGCATCTGCCGACGCCGACTGCTCTTCTCGTGCACAGCATCTTCTGGCTCCTGCTCGTCCTCGCCCTGGCCGCCGCCACCGGTCGGGCACCGCGGTTGCTCGGCTGGGCGGTGTTCGCGCTCTACTTCGAGTGGATGATCATCGCGATGAGCTACGGCAAGGTCGACCACGACCGGTTCGGGCTGCTCGTCGCGCTCGCCGCGTTGCCCACCGCCGGGCGGGCGCGGCACGGCGACCCGGCCCGTACGGAGGCCGGCGGCTGGGCTGTGCGGGTCACCCAGATCGCGGTGGTGTGCACGTACTTCCTGGCGGCCTGGGCCAAGCTGCGCTTCGGCGGCATCGACTGGGTGACCAGCTCGGTGCTGGCCCGCGCGATCGTCCGGCGCGGCACCGAGCTGGCCGACCTCATCGCCGGTGTCCCGTACCTGCTGATCCTGGCGCAGTTCGGGATCATCGTGTTCGAGCTGGCCAGCCCGGTGATCTTCTTCGTCAAGCCACGCTGGCGCAGCTGGACGGTCGCGTTCTTCTACTCGTTCCATCTGGTCACGTTCGCGACGATCACCATCTCGTTCGCGCCGCACCTGGCCGCGCTGACGAGTTTCCTGGCGCTCGAGAAAGTTCGTCCCGTGGCGTGGACACGGGGTTTCCTCGCGAAGCGACGCGGTCATGTAGAAGGGCATGACCGATTGCACCGAGCCACTCCTCCCGGCGGCGGCGGACGGCCGTGA
- a CDS encoding PadR family transcriptional regulator, with amino-acid sequence MSEAPMREPTFLVLTALAGEPRHGYAVIEDVARMTEGRVKLRAGTLYAALDRLRTEGLIEVDREEIVQSRLRRYYRLTGLGQRRLAAEAHRLRTQATIAETRLRGAFA; translated from the coding sequence ATGAGCGAGGCACCGATGCGTGAGCCGACCTTTCTGGTTCTCACCGCGCTGGCCGGCGAGCCGCGGCACGGGTACGCGGTGATCGAGGACGTGGCGCGGATGACCGAGGGCCGGGTCAAGCTGCGCGCCGGCACGCTGTACGCCGCACTCGACCGGCTGCGCACCGAGGGCCTCATCGAGGTCGACCGCGAGGAGATCGTGCAGTCGCGGCTGCGGCGCTACTACCGGCTGACCGGGCTCGGTCAGCGGCGGCTCGCGGCCGAGGCGCACCGGCTGCGCACCCAGGCGACGATCGCCGAGACCCGGCTCCGCGGGGCATTCGCCTGA
- a CDS encoding DedA family protein produces MSVPFPLAAESDLSRLGGLTGWVASVIESLGALGVGLLVALENLIPPIPSEIVLSMAGFLAHEGRVSLVLVFLAATAGSVLGALALYWLGRALGEDRLRRWLDHIPLVDADDLGKADRWFEKHAKSAVLFGRMAPVVRSLVSIPAGANHMRLDLFVLFTTIGSGIWNAIFISAGYALGSRWQNVEQYSHWFNYAFWAFIVVAVGSWVVKKVRKRQRAAANR; encoded by the coding sequence ATGAGCGTGCCGTTCCCCCTCGCGGCCGAGAGCGACCTGAGCAGGCTGGGCGGGCTGACCGGATGGGTCGCCTCGGTGATCGAGTCCCTCGGGGCCCTGGGCGTCGGCCTGCTCGTGGCGCTGGAGAACCTGATCCCGCCGATCCCGAGCGAGATCGTGCTGTCGATGGCCGGCTTCCTGGCGCACGAGGGCCGGGTCAGCCTGGTCCTGGTGTTCCTCGCGGCGACGGCCGGCTCGGTGCTCGGCGCGCTGGCGCTGTACTGGCTGGGGCGCGCGCTCGGCGAGGACCGGCTGCGCCGCTGGCTCGACCACATACCGTTGGTCGACGCGGACGATCTCGGCAAGGCCGACCGGTGGTTCGAGAAGCACGCGAAATCGGCCGTTCTGTTCGGCCGGATGGCGCCCGTGGTGCGCAGCCTGGTGTCGATCCCGGCCGGCGCCAACCACATGCGGCTGGACCTGTTCGTGCTCTTCACCACGATCGGCAGCGGCATCTGGAACGCGATCTTCATCAGTGCCGGATATGCCCTCGGCTCCCGCTGGCAGAACGTGGAGCAGTACAGCCACTGGTTCAACTATGCGTTCTGGGCGTTCATCGTGGTCGCTGTCGGCAGCTGGGTCGTCAAGAAGGTCCGGAAACGGCAGCGCGCGGCCGCGAATCGGTGA
- a CDS encoding cellulose-binding family II, translating to MKLKRKVLIGAAVASTAAAAAIIPMTASNAAVACVSAWSAGAVYTGGQTASQNSHNYTAKWWTQNESPATHSGQWDVWTDNGACGGGTTPTTPPTTTPPTTTPPSSGSKMASAPYVYPGWGNPPAPSTVVSATGIKAFTMAFVNSSGGCNPAWDSESGLTGGVHASYISQIKAAGADVIPSIGGWSGTKLGPNCATTSDLAGAYQKVINAFSLKAIDIDIENTDEFENTAVQDKILGALKIIKQNNPSVKTIVTFGTSTTGPNYYGTRLVQQAKALGANIDVFTQMPFDFGATDIYSATVATSEGLKNLLKTTFGYTDAQAYSHMGISGMNGLSDQQELTSTDTWTKIRDYARTNGFARFTFWSVNRDRGCAGGGVVSDCSGIAQADWAFTKISAGF from the coding sequence ATGAAGCTGAAGCGCAAGGTCCTGATCGGCGCCGCCGTGGCGAGCACGGCCGCCGCCGCCGCGATCATCCCCATGACGGCGTCCAACGCCGCCGTCGCCTGCGTGTCGGCGTGGAGCGCCGGCGCGGTCTACACCGGTGGCCAGACGGCCTCGCAGAACAGCCACAACTACACCGCCAAGTGGTGGACGCAGAACGAGAGTCCGGCCACGCACAGCGGGCAGTGGGACGTGTGGACCGACAACGGCGCGTGTGGCGGCGGCACCACCCCGACCACGCCGCCCACCACCACGCCGCCGACCACCACCCCGCCGTCGTCCGGCAGCAAGATGGCCTCCGCGCCGTACGTCTACCCGGGCTGGGGCAACCCGCCCGCGCCCTCGACGGTGGTCAGCGCGACCGGCATCAAGGCGTTCACGATGGCCTTCGTGAACTCCAGCGGTGGCTGCAACCCCGCGTGGGACAGTGAGAGTGGCCTGACCGGCGGCGTGCACGCCAGCTACATCTCGCAGATCAAGGCGGCCGGCGCCGATGTCATCCCGTCGATCGGCGGCTGGAGCGGCACCAAGCTCGGCCCCAACTGCGCGACGACGAGCGACCTGGCCGGGGCGTACCAGAAGGTCATCAACGCCTTCAGCCTCAAGGCCATCGACATCGACATCGAGAACACCGACGAGTTCGAGAACACCGCGGTGCAGGACAAGATCCTCGGCGCGCTGAAGATCATCAAGCAGAACAACCCGTCGGTGAAGACCATCGTCACCTTCGGTACGTCCACCACCGGCCCGAACTACTACGGCACCCGGCTGGTCCAGCAGGCCAAGGCGCTGGGCGCGAACATCGACGTGTTCACCCAGATGCCGTTCGACTTCGGCGCCACTGACATCTACTCGGCCACGGTCGCCACGTCCGAGGGCCTGAAGAACCTGCTCAAGACCACGTTCGGCTACACCGACGCGCAGGCGTACAGCCACATGGGCATCTCCGGCATGAACGGGCTCTCCGACCAGCAGGAGCTGACCAGCACCGACACCTGGACGAAGATCCGCGACTACGCCAGGACCAACGGCTTCGCCCGCTTCACGTTCTGGTCGGTGAACCGGGACCGCGGTTGCGCCGGTGGCGGTGTGGTCTCCGACTGCTCCGGCATCGCGCAGGCCGACTGGGCCTTCACGAAGATCAGCGCCGGCTTCTGA
- a CDS encoding chitinase, whose protein sequence is MPMRRSVVLSAAAVIAAAGSAVYVASSASAATACVPAWSASAVYTGGQTASQNSHNYTAKWWTQNESPATHSGQWDVWTDNGVCGGGSTPTTPPTTTPTTKPPTTPPTTTPPTTTPPSNGTLPKHFVTGYWQNFDNPANEIKLAAVPNTYDVVAVAFANATSTPGAVSFSIDPGLSSSVGGYTNDQFKADVATLHSRGKKVILSVGGETGSVSVGDATAATNFATSVYSLMTTYGFDGVDIDLENGLNPTYMGQALRSLRSKAGANLIITMAPQTIDMQNPAGSYFKLALDIKDILTVVHTQFYNSGSMLGCDNNAAYSQGTVNFIVALACIQLENGLRPDQVAIGVPATTSAAGGGYVSPSVLNQALDCLALGTNCGSFKPPHTYPGLRGAMTWSINWDVTAGNTWANAVSPHVHALP, encoded by the coding sequence ATCCCCATGCGCCGATCCGTAGTTCTGTCGGCCGCCGCGGTCATCGCGGCGGCCGGCTCCGCTGTCTACGTGGCGTCGTCGGCGAGCGCGGCCACCGCATGTGTCCCGGCCTGGAGCGCCAGCGCCGTGTACACCGGTGGCCAGACAGCCTCGCAGAACAGCCACAACTACACCGCCAAATGGTGGACGCAGAACGAGAGCCCGGCCACCCACAGCGGTCAGTGGGATGTCTGGACCGACAACGGCGTCTGTGGAGGCGGCAGTACGCCGACCACCCCGCCGACGACGACCCCCACGACGAAGCCCCCGACGACACCACCCACCACCACGCCGCCGACGACCACGCCCCCGTCCAACGGGACGCTGCCGAAGCACTTCGTCACCGGCTACTGGCAGAACTTCGACAACCCGGCCAACGAGATCAAGCTCGCCGCCGTGCCGAACACCTACGACGTGGTCGCCGTGGCGTTCGCCAATGCCACGAGCACGCCGGGAGCCGTCTCGTTCAGCATCGACCCGGGTCTGTCGTCCAGCGTCGGCGGCTACACGAACGACCAGTTCAAGGCGGATGTGGCCACGCTGCACTCGCGCGGCAAGAAGGTCATCCTCTCGGTCGGCGGCGAGACCGGTTCGGTGTCGGTCGGTGACGCCACCGCCGCCACCAACTTCGCCACCTCGGTCTACTCGCTGATGACGACGTACGGCTTCGACGGCGTCGACATCGACCTGGAGAACGGGCTCAACCCGACGTACATGGGTCAGGCCCTGCGCAGCCTGCGCAGCAAGGCGGGCGCCAACTTGATCATCACGATGGCCCCGCAGACCATCGACATGCAGAACCCGGCGGGCTCCTACTTCAAGCTCGCGCTCGACATCAAGGACATCCTCACGGTCGTCCACACCCAGTTCTACAACTCCGGCTCGATGCTCGGCTGCGACAACAACGCCGCGTACAGCCAGGGCACGGTGAACTTCATCGTCGCGCTGGCCTGCATCCAGCTGGAGAACGGCCTGCGGCCGGACCAGGTCGCCATCGGCGTGCCGGCGACGACGTCCGCGGCCGGTGGCGGCTACGTCTCGCCGTCGGTGCTCAACCAGGCGCTCGACTGCCTGGCGCTCGGCACCAACTGCGGCAGCTTCAAGCCCCCGCACACCTATCCCGGCCTGCGTGGCGCGATGACCTGGTCGATCAACTGGGACGTCACCGCCGGCAACACCTGGGCCAACGCCGTTTCCCCCCACGTTCACGCCCTGCCCTGA